Part of the Microcebus murinus isolate Inina chromosome 19, M.murinus_Inina_mat1.0, whole genome shotgun sequence genome, caattaatttctttctatttatagtagagacggggtctcgctcttgtgctcaggctggttttgaactcctgaccttgagcaatccgcccgcctcggcctcccaagagctaggattacaggcgtgagccacagcgcccggcctccttgaTTGCTTTTTTAAACAATTGCACCACATGCAGTATTGGTTTACTGAATTTTTCCAGGgttattaaaaaactttttttaacaaGTTGAGTAAGCAgaagataattctttgttgtatttattttcattaatttggtTACGAATAAGGTTGAGTAATTTTcctgtttatgtatttttaaaaatctgttcacgcctgtaatcctagcactccaggaggccgaggtgggcggattgctcaaggtcaggagttcgaaaccagtctgagcaagagtgagaccccgtctctactaaaaaatagaaagaaattaattggtcaactaaaaatatatagaaaaaattagctgggcatggtggtgtgtgcctgtagttccagctactcggaaggttgaggcagaaggatcgcttgagcccaggagttttaggttgctgtgagctaggctgacgccatggcactccagcccgggcaacagagcgtgactctgtctcaaaaaataaataaataaataaaaatgtgttcaggTGACACTCTTACATATGGATGAGATCATTGTAAACTGTGCTGTGAACGTAAAGGCTTTTACTATTTTAGTATACTTCAGACAACTCCAAGACTggccaaagattttttttgtaattatgcCTTGATGTCTCAAGCCTAGCTACTTGTGATTCACACTAAAAGCCACTTCCACATCCGTCATCATGGTATAGAAGTTTATCAAGTTCCTAGTGTCTTAAAAGTTCTGGGTTGAGCTGCACTATCTCTATTTGGCAAGTGCCTCACTTGGGAATTCCATCTGGTATTGCTCTGGACTTGAAAAGCAATTGATTTAAAATactacctttttcttttatatctttcctgAAGTTGTTCCTATGGCTAGTTTCCCAGTTAATACTCACCAACTCCCCCCATTATTTTGGACTGAAGGAGAAACACTTTATTTGCTCATCCAGCCACATTTATTGGGAGTCTCCAGTGCGAGGTGCTCTCGGGATCTTCAATAAACAGAACAGAGATACAGCTCATGCCCTCTTGGAGCTGGTGGTCTGTTGAGAGTAGCAGATAGTAAAGGTGACAAGCATTCCCAGATGAGAAGCATGAATTGCTGTGGGAAGGAGACTGAGGCTAAGGGTGAGGGGGATAGGGATTGCTACTATCACCCACCCTCCCAACAGTAGTTTTTGctggctcatttatttttcctggctCCTAATCAAGTATTCTCCCTACTCCCCTGCATAATCCTTCGctcattttcttccagtttttgtcATTTCTCACTATCCAATTGTGTATTTTTGTTCTACTTCATTCTGTCTCCCTAACTCATGTTGGGGTAATGAGTCCCTCCGCATTTCCTATCTTCCCCCCCATTTCAGAATAACTTTGTCTCCttcctatataaaaaaaattttttacttttccctATTATTGCATAGCTGCAATCATCTCACCACCCATCTAAGTAAGCCTCTTTTCTGTCTTGTTCCTTTTACTGGACAGACACCAAAAGTTAGTTCTTTTCATTCCTACTGGCATCAAGTACTTAACATGCATCACCTCTGTTACTCCTGTTACATCATGGGCGTATTTGACTGTCCTTTTTTCTGAggggttatttttcttctgtaaaagaaCTCATGgcatttgcatttgctttttatttttctaggcaATGACAAAAGAAGTAAGAATACCAAATTAAGTgttaagaagaaaatttcagaattttcagaAGCGGACATGGAACTATCtggaaaaatccaaagaaatattTCTCAAGTTCAAGATTTTGGAGAAGGCTGTGAACACCAAGGCAAGGTGGATAGAAAACAGGGAATTCCCATGAAAGAGATACTAGGACAACCCTCTTCAAAGAGGATGAATTGCAGTGAAGtcacatatgtccacaaaaaatcCTCCACAGGAGAGAGACCacataaatgtaatgaatgtgggaaaagcTTCATTCAGAGTgcacatcttattcaacatcaaagaattcatactggagagaaaccatttaGGTGTGATGAATGTGGGAAAAGCTACAATCAACGTGTGCACCTAACTCAACATCAGCGAGTCCACACTGGTGAAAAACCCTACACCTGTCATTTATGTGGGAAAGCATTCAGAGTGAGGTCCCATCTTGTTCAGCATCAGAGTGTGCACAGTGGGGAGAGACCTTTTAAGTGTAACGAATGTGGGAAAGGCTTCGGGAGGCGTTCACACCTTGCTGGACATCTGCGTCTCCACTCCAGGGAGAAATCCCACCAGTGTCGTGAATGTGGAGAAATCTTTTTTCAATACATTAGCCTAATCGAACATCAAGTTCTCCACATGggtcaaaaaaatgaaaaaaatggcatTTGTGAGGAAGCATATAGTTGGAACTTGACAATGATTGAAGATAAGAAGATTGAGTTACAAGAACAGCcttataaatgtgatatatgtggaaaagcctttagttACAGCTCAGACCTTATTCAGCATTACAGAACTCATACTGCAAAGAAAACctataaatgtgatatatgtagAGAAAATGTTGGCCAGTGTCCCCACATTAAACAACATCAGAAGATCTATTCTAGCACAAAATCCCATCAGTGTAATGAATGTGGACGAGGCTTCACCCTGAAGTCACACCTTAATCAACATCAGAGAatccatactggtgagaaaccctttcaatgtaaagaatgtggaatGAGCTTCAGTTGGAGTTGTAGCCTCTTTAAACATCTGAGAAGCCATGAGAGGACAGATTCCATAAATACCAAAAGTGTATAGGTGTATCTATTGTAGAACATCTCTTAGTCAATTTTAGAGAAGGCTTCCTGAAGAGAAATCTTATTCCTATAATGAGTGTAATAACAACTTCAAACATTTTTCCAACTTATTCATCAAACCTACAGATATGTTGAAATCCTTCAGTTAGAATTCAGCCTTTAGGTGCACTGGAGTATCCACAATACATAGACACCTGTTTGCTTTCCCCATTGAGAAATGCTTTAGTTAGCATCTTTGTGCTTGGGAATCTAGACAAAAAAAGAACCTATGGA contains:
- the ZKSCAN5 gene encoding zinc finger protein with KRAB and SCAN domains 5 isoform X4, yielding MEVIVKQISDDTESHWMASGSTEKNVPQSQEFAEVSDLKGMVQRWQVNPTVGKSKQNPSQKRDLGAITDVNRKQNTNGERGHRCNDCGKFFLQASNFIQHRRIHTGEKPFKCGECGKSYNQRVHLTQHQRVHTGEKPYKCQVCGKAFRVSSHLVQHHSVHSGERPYGCNECGKNFGRHSHLIEHLKRHFREKSQRCNDKRSKNTKLSVKKKISEFSEADMELSGKIQRNISQVQDFGEGCEHQGKVDRKQGIPMKEILGQPSSKRMNCSEVTYVHKKSSTGERPHKCNECGKSFIQSAHLIQHQRIHTGEKPFRCDECGKSYNQRVHLTQHQRVHTGEKPYTCHLCGKAFRVRSHLVQHQSVHSGERPFKCNECGKGFGRRSHLAGHLRLHSREKSHQCRECGEIFFQYISLIEHQVLHMGQKNEKNGICEEAYSWNLTMIEDKKIELQEQPYKCDICGKAFSYSSDLIQHYRTHTAKKTYKCDICRENVGQCPHIKQHQKIYSSTKSHQCNECGRGFTLKSHLNQHQRIHTGEKPFQCKECGMSFSWSCSLFKHLRSHERTDSINTKSV